A genome region from Hydrogenoanaerobacterium saccharovorans includes the following:
- the fliF gene encoding flagellar basal-body MS-ring/collar protein FliF, translating into MVEQVKKGIHTTKEYWAKQTKKKKIILAGSAAGIILFAIIVAVLFNLANVPYSVLYPGMSPEESAEVFAALQSRSVPVQRNAEGEVLVPKDQVGNAMLDMAALGYPKTTLPFDIFSNNAGFTTTEFEKKQYLLMNLQDRIERTLKQMNGVKNAVVTLNVPQESTYVWEEEKKKSTGSVSLSLLPGYTMAPEKVSAIKKLVASSVPQLLPEDVTIIDSETMKEMASSEDSKDSGLLGLERLGFEAEVEKKMEEKVLKVLSLGYGPEDLMVSATVVIDYDRMITENMQYVPETNGDGIKQKVDEKYAMDKNQAAKGVPGEENNTDIPVYVDQDGDGTLDYVDYSKNVDYLVSYIKQQIEKDYAQLKTASIAITVKDSNLTPQKKEALIETASKAANVAPENISVNNFIIDNGNAVPASGGAINKILQSKPFWIAGAVAVLALIITIILLLTRKKKVKEEETTEQEMPEIEIPKLDVSAMQKEVDEHRKALREQAKAFSSKDNAITDEVREFSQTNPEITAALIRAWLKEGE; encoded by the coding sequence ATGGTTGAACAAGTAAAAAAGGGAATTCATACAACAAAAGAATACTGGGCAAAGCAAACAAAAAAGAAAAAGATAATTCTTGCTGGGTCTGCCGCTGGTATTATTCTATTTGCAATCATTGTTGCTGTTCTGTTTAATTTAGCAAATGTTCCCTATAGTGTTTTATATCCGGGAATGAGCCCAGAAGAAAGTGCAGAGGTTTTTGCAGCGCTGCAAAGCAGATCGGTTCCTGTGCAACGCAACGCTGAGGGCGAAGTATTGGTGCCAAAAGACCAGGTAGGTAATGCAATGTTGGATATGGCGGCACTGGGTTACCCGAAAACCACATTACCTTTCGATATTTTTTCTAACAATGCCGGTTTTACAACAACCGAGTTTGAAAAAAAACAATACCTGCTCATGAATTTGCAGGATAGAATCGAAAGAACCTTAAAACAAATGAACGGTGTAAAAAACGCCGTAGTTACACTGAATGTTCCGCAAGAAAGTACCTACGTGTGGGAGGAAGAGAAGAAAAAAAGCACAGGCTCAGTATCACTAAGTCTCCTCCCGGGATACACTATGGCTCCCGAAAAAGTATCTGCCATAAAAAAGCTTGTAGCATCCAGTGTTCCCCAGCTACTCCCCGAGGATGTTACTATCATTGATTCAGAGACAATGAAAGAAATGGCATCTTCAGAAGATAGTAAAGACAGCGGTTTGCTTGGTTTAGAAAGGCTTGGATTTGAAGCCGAAGTTGAAAAGAAAATGGAAGAAAAGGTTCTGAAAGTTCTTTCACTCGGTTATGGTCCGGAGGACTTAATGGTTTCTGCTACGGTGGTCATTGACTACGACCGTATGATAACAGAAAACATGCAGTATGTTCCCGAGACAAACGGAGACGGGATTAAGCAAAAAGTGGATGAAAAATACGCCATGGATAAAAACCAGGCGGCAAAAGGCGTACCGGGTGAAGAAAACAACACCGATATTCCCGTGTATGTCGATCAAGATGGAGACGGAACGCTCGACTACGTAGACTATTCCAAAAATGTTGATTATTTGGTAAGTTACATAAAACAACAGATTGAGAAAGATTACGCTCAGCTGAAAACGGCTTCCATAGCCATCACGGTGAAAGACAGCAATCTTACTCCGCAAAAAAAAGAGGCGCTAATCGAAACAGCTTCCAAAGCTGCTAACGTTGCACCAGAAAATATCTCTGTGAATAACTTTATAATAGATAACGGCAACGCCGTACCCGCAAGTGGCGGAGCAATTAACAAGATCTTGCAGTCTAAACCGTTCTGGATTGCGGGAGCAGTAGCAGTTCTTGCCCTGATTATCACTATCATACTGCTTCTTACCCGCAAAAAGAAGGTTAAAGAGGAAGAAACAACAGAGCAGGAGATGCCTGAAATTGAAATTCCCAAATTGGATGTTTCGGCAATGCAGAAAGAAGTTGACGAACACCGCAAAGCTTTACGTGAGCAAGCTAAGGCGTTTAGCTCGAAAGACAATGCAATAACCGATGAAGTGCGTGAATTCTCTCAAACCAACCCTGAAATTACTGCAGCGTTGATTAGAGCATGGCTGAAGGAGGGCGAGTAG
- the fliG gene encoding flagellar motor switch protein FliG, whose protein sequence is MAEGGRVAVAVRTLTPVEKAAAVVIALGAENASQVYKYLHEDEIEVLSLEISKMSTLPAEDMKEIIEDFYGLCVTQKVMTEGGIEYARDVLEKAFGQQQALSLMERVSKSLRTKAFNFIRKADYKSLMNIIQNEHPQTVALLLSYARADQASMIIQELPKDKRIDVVERIAKLDRASPEIINLVERELEKKFAAIVSVDLMEIGGLNYVADIMNHVDRSTEKNIFDELNNKDPQLAEDVRKLMFVFEDITFLDNMSIQRFIREVDTKDLAVALKAANPDVSAVIFQNMSKRMQETIRTDIEYLHNVRLRDVEEAQQKIVSIIRRLEEEGELVISKGGKDDIIV, encoded by the coding sequence ATGGCTGAAGGAGGGCGAGTAGCTGTGGCAGTGAGAACATTAACACCGGTTGAAAAGGCAGCAGCTGTCGTCATAGCATTGGGCGCAGAAAATGCTTCGCAGGTTTATAAATACCTTCATGAAGACGAAATTGAAGTTTTGTCTTTAGAAATATCCAAAATGAGTACCCTGCCTGCCGAGGATATGAAGGAAATAATTGAGGATTTCTACGGACTTTGTGTTACGCAAAAGGTTATGACCGAGGGCGGTATTGAATACGCAAGAGACGTGCTTGAAAAAGCCTTTGGTCAGCAGCAAGCACTTTCGCTGATGGAGCGTGTTTCAAAATCTTTACGTACAAAGGCGTTCAATTTCATCCGCAAGGCAGACTACAAAAGCCTTATGAATATTATTCAAAACGAGCATCCGCAAACAGTCGCATTGCTTTTATCTTATGCCAGAGCGGATCAAGCATCCATGATTATACAAGAACTCCCCAAGGATAAGCGAATTGATGTTGTAGAGAGAATCGCAAAGCTTGATAGAGCCTCTCCCGAGATTATCAACCTTGTGGAAAGAGAACTCGAGAAAAAGTTTGCCGCTATCGTCTCGGTAGATTTGATGGAAATTGGCGGACTCAATTATGTGGCAGATATTATGAACCATGTCGACCGCAGTACTGAGAAAAATATCTTTGATGAACTTAACAATAAAGATCCGCAGCTTGCCGAGGATGTCAGAAAGCTGATGTTTGTTTTCGAAGATATCACGTTCCTCGACAATATGTCGATACAGCGCTTTATCAGAGAAGTCGATACCAAAGACCTCGCGGTTGCGCTCAAAGCCGCAAACCCAGATGTATCTGCAGTTATTTTCCAAAACATGTCGAAGAGAATGCAGGAGACTATTCGCACCGATATCGAGTACCTGCATAATGTAAGGCTGCGTGATGTGGAAGAGGCACAGCAGAAGATTGTTTCCATTATTCGCAGACTGGAAGAAGAAGGTGAACTGGTAATCTCCAAGGGAGGAAAGGATGACATCATTGTCTAA
- a CDS encoding FliH/SctL family protein has protein sequence MTSLSKIIKSVNAIEDGRTVTLCDVDILTSNLKTDDADPATNHKQGNLDIDVQITQIKTVSESILNRARADADNLMSQTMDMLSTQREAMLCEVNEQAEQIHKQAYDEGRAAGMLDGLHSFDEELSQIRAAVAQLQVKQKEQIAALEESIVTIALDVAEKILNKRITQDETEMESLVRAAIAADKGKSRITVELSKQMPVLIASLQQKLDSLKCSNCDAMELKAADLPVGACRIESEDGIIDASIWAQLENLKAQLENIDS, from the coding sequence ATGACATCATTGTCTAAGATTATAAAATCTGTTAATGCGATTGAAGATGGACGAACTGTAACACTCTGCGACGTTGACATTCTTACTTCAAATCTTAAAACAGATGATGCCGACCCTGCTACAAACCATAAGCAAGGCAACTTGGATATCGACGTACAGATTACCCAAATCAAAACAGTAAGCGAATCGATATTGAACCGGGCAAGAGCAGATGCTGACAACCTGATGTCTCAGACCATGGACATGTTGAGTACACAAAGAGAGGCTATGCTGTGCGAAGTAAACGAGCAGGCAGAGCAAATTCACAAACAGGCATATGACGAGGGAAGAGCCGCCGGTATGCTTGATGGGCTGCATTCTTTTGATGAGGAACTTTCGCAAATAAGAGCAGCAGTAGCGCAGTTGCAGGTTAAGCAGAAAGAACAAATTGCTGCATTGGAAGAGTCTATCGTTACGATAGCGCTTGATGTTGCAGAAAAAATCTTAAACAAACGCATTACACAAGATGAAACTGAGATGGAAAGCTTAGTGCGGGCAGCGATAGCGGCAGACAAAGGAAAAAGCCGAATTACCGTAGAATTGTCCAAACAAATGCCGGTGCTTATAGCATCCTTGCAACAAAAACTCGATTCGCTGAAGTGCTCAAACTGTGATGCAATGGAGTTAAAGGCTGCTGACCTCCCTGTAGGTGCCTGTCGAATCGAATCGGAAGACGGTATCATAGATGCATCCATTTGGGCTCAGCTTGAAAATTTAAAAGCCCAGTTAGAAAATATTGATTCTTAA
- the fliI gene encoding flagellar protein export ATPase FliI: MDLSRVRQTIKSADLYTRMGRIDKIVGMTVEATGPACNIGDVCHIEYQGGTALAEVVGFKESKVLLMPYEEIEGIGYGSLVTNTGDKLKIKMSDDLIGRTVDAMGIPIDGGPPIQADQFYSINGTRSNPMDRPRIDTVIQMGVKAIDGMLTIGKGQRMGIFAGSGVGKSTLMGMLAKNVKADVNVIALVGERSREVVEFIKRDLGEEGAKRSVLVVATSDQPAMMRAKCPLTATTIAEYFKDQGKDVLLMMDSLTRFAMAQREIGLSIGEPPVARGYTPSIYSAMPKLLERSGNFETGSITGIYTVLVEGDDSNEPISDTVRGIIDGHIMLSRKVAMKNHYPAIEVLSSVSRLMNDISDKEHKDAAAKIRRLLSIYEANADLISIGAYKSGSNPELDYAITRIDAINQFLQQGVDEKYSFEETVEQMKQLVE, from the coding sequence ATGGACCTTTCAAGGGTAAGACAGACAATAAAATCAGCCGACCTGTATACTCGAATGGGACGAATTGATAAGATTGTCGGTATGACCGTGGAAGCTACAGGCCCTGCATGCAATATCGGTGATGTATGCCATATCGAATATCAGGGTGGCACCGCACTTGCAGAGGTTGTCGGTTTTAAAGAAAGCAAGGTTCTTCTAATGCCGTATGAGGAAATTGAGGGAATCGGCTACGGAAGCCTTGTCACAAATACAGGCGATAAATTAAAAATTAAAATGAGCGATGACTTGATTGGCAGAACCGTTGACGCAATGGGCATTCCCATTGATGGCGGACCGCCAATCCAAGCAGATCAATTTTATTCAATTAACGGAACACGCTCCAATCCTATGGACCGCCCCCGAATCGACACGGTCATTCAAATGGGTGTCAAGGCAATAGACGGAATGCTCACCATTGGCAAAGGTCAAAGAATGGGAATATTTGCAGGCAGCGGAGTTGGCAAAAGTACATTGATGGGTATGCTTGCAAAAAATGTAAAAGCCGATGTAAACGTAATAGCACTGGTAGGCGAAAGAAGCCGTGAGGTTGTGGAGTTTATTAAACGCGACCTTGGCGAAGAAGGCGCCAAACGTTCGGTTTTGGTGGTTGCAACCTCCGACCAACCCGCTATGATGCGAGCAAAGTGTCCGCTTACCGCAACAACCATTGCAGAGTACTTTAAAGACCAAGGGAAAGATGTACTTTTGATGATGGATTCCCTTACCCGTTTTGCAATGGCACAGCGTGAGATAGGGCTCAGTATTGGAGAACCCCCTGTTGCACGTGGATATACACCATCCATCTACTCTGCAATGCCAAAATTGCTGGAGCGTTCCGGTAATTTTGAAACAGGTTCCATTACCGGTATTTATACCGTTTTGGTAGAGGGCGATGACTCAAACGAGCCAATTTCCGATACCGTTCGCGGCATTATAGACGGCCATATCATGCTGTCTCGAAAAGTAGCCATGAAAAATCATTATCCTGCTATCGAGGTTCTTTCAAGCGTAAGCCGTTTGATGAATGATATATCGGATAAAGAGCATAAAGATGCTGCGGCAAAAATCCGCAGGCTGTTATCTATCTACGAGGCAAATGCAGATTTGATTTCTATAGGTGCTTATAAAAGCGGCTCTAACCCCGAACTTGATTATGCAATTACTCGAATTGATGCAATTAACCAGTTTTTACAGCAGGGTGTGGATGAAAAATACAGTTTTGAAGAAACGGTTGAACAAATGAAACAGCTTGTTGAATAG
- the fliJ gene encoding flagellar export protein FliJ — protein MKKFQFSLSRMLNFREQLLEKEKNSLNQLLIQKNTLDQHILDIKEQLEQAATQLEQKTREGTVITELRLLTFTLENGKKQLKQLHKDQMLLNSTVELQRKSVVQASQQVTKLEKLKEKQWEEYQYALAKAEEAFISEHVASTLIRQTNS, from the coding sequence GTGAAAAAGTTTCAATTTTCCTTAAGCAGAATGCTAAACTTCCGCGAGCAATTGTTAGAGAAAGAAAAGAATTCGTTAAATCAACTTCTTATACAAAAAAACACATTGGATCAACATATTTTAGATATAAAAGAGCAGCTTGAACAAGCAGCAACTCAATTGGAACAAAAAACACGAGAAGGTACAGTTATTACTGAATTGCGGTTGCTGACTTTTACACTCGAAAATGGCAAAAAACAACTTAAGCAATTACATAAAGACCAAATGCTGCTTAATTCAACAGTAGAACTTCAACGTAAATCAGTGGTGCAAGCTTCTCAACAAGTTACAAAACTTGAAAAACTAAAAGAAAAACAGTGGGAAGAGTACCAGTACGCTTTAGCAAAGGCAGAAGAAGCATTTATATCAGAGCATGTCGCATCTACGTTGATTCGACAGACCAATTCTTAA
- a CDS encoding flagellar hook-length control protein FliK: protein MMDVNMSTQAVTARDIAAGKAGVSGGQKTGEAGGFMELIMQLCGSVKCGQQVPAAQAQDGLLEAFKKKMTQETPTDALQMIVQMLMMNPEFAAENLQMPEDLSAMTEQLAAIGLDVPQLTQLLSAQEELSPEMLKMLESLQQSTPAFTVVKSEEQSAQPQIQPQQDAFAGQNEFQNAVAKAQSMISSKTSAREVKEEKPLNVETLQKDVDAGKYLGAAVSAHPNAISSNTTVEHVDTSKVQSPQDVFTQVKTGLEQGIQSGKSEFVIKLKPEGLGEITVHMVSNGSKIALNIVTSNTQTERLLNSELVNLRSVLRPMNAEVQQITSQSNHPFDSATYHQSLFQQQQHQSAYYNRGGKNHPAFRQFETSEESAFVPQNSYTVGTSALDQYI, encoded by the coding sequence ATGATGGATGTAAACATGTCCACACAGGCGGTTACGGCAAGAGATATTGCGGCTGGTAAAGCAGGTGTTTCGGGCGGGCAGAAAACCGGCGAGGCAGGCGGCTTTATGGAACTGATTATGCAACTGTGCGGCTCGGTAAAATGTGGCCAGCAGGTACCTGCGGCACAAGCTCAAGATGGTTTGCTCGAGGCATTTAAGAAAAAGATGACGCAAGAAACACCTACTGATGCATTGCAGATGATTGTACAAATGCTGATGATGAACCCTGAATTTGCAGCAGAAAATTTGCAGATGCCAGAAGACCTTTCTGCAATGACAGAACAGCTTGCAGCAATCGGTTTGGATGTCCCCCAATTAACACAATTGTTAAGTGCGCAGGAAGAACTTTCACCTGAAATGCTCAAGATGCTGGAATCTTTGCAGCAAAGTACACCTGCTTTCACGGTGGTTAAAAGCGAAGAGCAATCTGCTCAGCCGCAAATACAGCCACAGCAGGATGCTTTTGCAGGGCAGAACGAGTTCCAAAATGCAGTAGCCAAGGCACAGTCAATGATAAGCAGCAAAACATCTGCACGTGAAGTAAAAGAGGAGAAACCTCTTAATGTTGAGACCTTGCAAAAAGATGTGGATGCAGGGAAATATCTTGGAGCAGCAGTATCTGCGCACCCGAATGCAATCAGTAGCAATACGACAGTAGAACATGTTGATACCTCAAAAGTACAATCACCGCAAGATGTTTTTACTCAGGTAAAAACAGGTTTAGAGCAGGGAATTCAATCCGGCAAAAGTGAGTTTGTTATTAAACTAAAACCGGAGGGTTTAGGTGAAATAACAGTGCATATGGTATCAAACGGCAGCAAAATTGCGCTGAACATTGTTACCTCAAACACGCAAACAGAAAGGCTGCTCAACAGCGAACTTGTTAATCTCAGAAGCGTTCTTCGTCCGATGAATGCAGAAGTTCAGCAGATAACCAGCCAAAGCAACCATCCATTCGATTCCGCAACCTATCACCAAAGCTTATTCCAGCAGCAACAGCACCAAAGTGCCTATTATAACCGCGGCGGCAAAAACCACCCAGCTTTTCGTCAATTCGAAACATCTGAAGAAAGCGCATTTGTACCGCAGAATAGTTATACGGTTGGCACTTCAGCACTCGATCAATATATCTAG
- a CDS encoding flagellar hook capping FlgD N-terminal domain-containing protein translates to MDYTSGVYGTGNNSYSKSRTNTEQAKEAKKSGQAIDAVYADPKEKQVSVDNFLQLMIAQLKNQDFTNPVDDTQYVTQLAQFATMQQMQELAYHSKSNFMMSLVGKDVTVAKLSYGGKVDKVIAPVEKISFVGNEFKIFVKGKEYNIDQLMEIHGTPTEESSKPQVDPSKYTILPKNKTDKSVELEWPVPTQDELIASKLKYTVYYSTGSAFDTVEEVKSGIRFGESERSGLTKEIITDLEPDTTYFINVIVKDGNGQETVYQKATVATKKKGE, encoded by the coding sequence ATGGATTATACAAGCGGCGTCTACGGTACAGGTAATAATTCCTACAGCAAGTCAAGAACCAATACAGAACAAGCAAAAGAAGCAAAAAAGAGCGGACAAGCAATTGATGCAGTTTACGCCGACCCAAAAGAAAAGCAGGTTTCTGTAGATAATTTTTTGCAGCTTATGATTGCCCAGCTAAAAAATCAAGATTTTACAAACCCTGTTGATGACACGCAGTATGTTACGCAGCTTGCCCAGTTTGCAACAATGCAGCAGATGCAAGAGCTGGCGTACCATTCAAAATCAAACTTTATGATGTCTTTGGTGGGTAAGGATGTTACGGTTGCAAAGTTATCCTACGGCGGTAAAGTAGATAAAGTGATTGCACCGGTTGAGAAAATTTCTTTTGTTGGCAATGAGTTCAAGATTTTCGTTAAAGGAAAAGAATACAACATTGACCAGCTTATGGAAATTCACGGAACACCAACGGAAGAAAGTAGCAAACCACAGGTAGATCCTTCGAAATACACGATACTTCCCAAAAATAAAACGGATAAATCGGTAGAGTTGGAATGGCCTGTGCCTACGCAAGATGAATTGATAGCCTCTAAGCTCAAATACACCGTTTATTACTCTACCGGCTCTGCATTTGATACGGTGGAAGAAGTAAAATCCGGTATCCGCTTTGGCGAATCAGAGCGCAGTGGTTTAACAAAAGAAATTATCACAGATCTTGAACCTGATACCACTTACTTTATCAATGTTATTGTTAAAGACGGTAACGGCCAAGAAACAGTTTACCAAAAGGCCACAGTTGCCACAAAAAAGAAAGGTGAGTAA